A window of the Bufo gargarizans isolate SCDJY-AF-19 chromosome 1, ASM1485885v1, whole genome shotgun sequence genome harbors these coding sequences:
- the NPY5R gene encoding neuropeptide Y receptor type 5 — translation MDLDIKDFNRTVMKEENSTFETSATDFPAWEDYNSSVDDIRYFLIGLYTFVSLLGFMGNLLILLAIFKKRKQKTIINYLIGNLAFSDILVVLFCSPFTLTCVLLDQWIFGEVMCHVVPFLQCVSVLISTLMLMSIALVRYHMIKHPLSTNLTANHGYFLIATVWTLGFTICSPLPVFHKIINLREAFNLEPLMNSYLCIESWPSDSYRIAFTISLLLVQYILPLFCLTISHTSVCRSISSRLPNKDVKVEENEMINLTLQQPKTNQSEVEICSSRKWSYSCVRKHRKRYSKKTASVVPAILRRHQESNTGDVPEMSTTERSHTLPTSIHTSVHTLPSSVYLPGVPICFEMKPEENSELHNINSVSKSITRIKKRSRRVFCRLTVLILAFAVSWMPLHLFHLVTDFNANLISNRHFKLVYCICHLLGMVSCCLNPILYGFLNDGIKADLMSLIKCFQIS, via the coding sequence ATGGATTTGGACATAAAAGACTTTAACAGAACTGTTATGAAAGAAGAAAACAGCACCTTTGAAACATCAGCCACCGATTTTCCAGCTTGGGAGGATTACAACAGCAGTGTGGACGACATTCGATACTTTCTAATTGGGCTGTATACATTTGTAAGCCTGCTTGGATTTATGGGAAATCTCCTAATTCTTCTGGCTATTTTCAAAAAGCGCAAGCAGAAAACTATAATTAACTACCTGATTGGAAACTTGGCTTTTTCAGATATTTTAGTTGTGCTGTTCTGCTCACCATTTACCCTGACATGTGTCTTACTAGACCAGTGGATCTTTGGTGAGGTCATGTGTCATGTTGTGCCTTTCCTCCAGTGTGTCTCTGTTCTAATCTCTACTCTAATGCTCATGTCAATTGCCTTGGTGAGGTACCACATGATAAAACATCCTCTGTCAACCAATTTAACTGCAAATCATGGATATTTTTTGATTGCTACTGTCTGGACTCTTGGTTTCACCATATGTTCCCCTTTACCGGTCTTTCATAAAATTATAAACTTGAGAGAAGCATTTAATTTAGAGCCACTGATGAATAGTTATCTGTGTATTGAGTCCTGGCCATCTGATTCCTACAGAATTGCCTTCACCATTTCCTTATTActggtacaatatatattgccatTGTTTTGTTTAACAATAAGTCATACAAGTGTTTGCAGAAGCATAAGTTCAAGATTACCAAACAAAGATGTGAAAGTTGAGGAAAATGAGATGATCAACTTGACCCTTCAACAACCAAAAACAAATCAATCTGAGGTGGAAATTTGTAGCAGTCGAAAGTGGAGTTATTCTTGTGTGCGGAAACATAGAAAGCGTTACAGCAAAAAAACAGCAAGTGTTGTCCCAGCTATATTAAGACGACACCAAGAGAGTAATACTGGTGACGTTCCAGAGATGTCTACCACAGAGAGGAGCCACACTTTACCGACTAGTATCCACACTAGTGTCCACACTTTACCTTCAAGTGTCTATCTGCCTGGAGTTCCCATATGTTTCGAGATGAAGCCAGAAGAGAATTCTGAGCTACACAATATTAACTCTGTATCTAAGTCTATAACTCGGATAAAGAAGAGGTCTAGACGTGTTTTCTGTAGATTAACTGTATTGATCTTGGCTTTTGCTGTCAGTTGGATGCCACTTCACCTCTTTCACCTTGTTACTGACTTTAATGCCAATCTAATTTCCAACCGGCATTTCAAATTAGTTTATTGCATCTGTCACTTGCTTGGCATGGTCTCCTGTTGTCTAAATCCCATACTCTATGGATTTTTAAATGATGGTATAAAAGCAGATTTGATGTCACTCATCAAGTGTTTCCAGATATCATAG